The Suricata suricatta isolate VVHF042 chromosome 15, meerkat_22Aug2017_6uvM2_HiC, whole genome shotgun sequence genome includes the window AAACcctgaaaacaaagccaaacaatCCCTAAAACATTCAGATTCAGAAAGAAAAGGTTAAACATCTCTTCACCCAAGCACCAAGCCCGGGGAGATGTGGGGGGAGAGGCTGGCCTGTGTCCCCAGCTTTAGCTCAAAGTGGGAGACAATCAGGGGGTCAGCTGTCTTGCCTAACCTGAATCTGTGTGATTGAAGAGCACACGTGTCACTGCAGAACTCTATGCCTATAAAGTCCTCCCTTAGTCCAAATGCTTATAAAGTCCTCCATTAGAAGCCCCCCTTTTATTTCCCCTGAGGGCAGAGATTGCAAATGGGTCCACCTTGTACCTGACAGGATCCTCGTGGCTGGGGTATTTGAAATGTAAGAAATCCTCATTTTCATCAACACTTAAAGTTGTGCCCACTATCTGCCAGGTTTCCTAGTGCTTTGTAGATGCtaattcatttcatcttcataCTTAACCCTGACTTGCCCTAAGTCACATCACCATGAAATGGTAGGGCTGGGATCTACAAGTCAGCAGTCCAGACTTCATGCTCCGGGCCACCATGATAACTCtgccttcttaaaatatttagggAAGGAGATCAGTGTTTTACCCACTTAGCGTTTGTGCTGTCCTCGCCATCAAAGCCAGGCACAAGGCAGCGATTGACAGCCTAATAGTCTTTCTTCCCTACTCTTTAGAGCTGCAAAGTGCAAAATGCTGGGAGAGACTTCCTTACCCTTCACTGTCACCTTCCGGACTCCTCAGACAATTCCACTCCCCAGTCTTTCTCCCTACACACCAGATGCTTCAGGTAAAAGGAGTAGATTGTCCCCATTAAATACCTGTGAATCTCAAAACTACGGCATTAATTCCAGGATGTCTGGTGCATGACCTAAGATGGCGCCATTGTACTATTTAAACAATGCTTTATAAACTTTGGTTTGTCTCTGCCAACTTGTGTAGGGCACTGGTGGTGTGACTGGTGGTGCTTTTGTCTCTCGGTATACTAGGTAGAGGTGACCAAACACCTTGTAGAAGGGTTTCTTTGTTCAGGATGAGGAAATGGAACATGGCTCCGTTTAGTTATGCAAATATAAGGTACCCAGTGTCATGGGGGAAGTGTAAcaggtctttttttcctttaaagtcatACCcctcaggggcaccttggtggcccagttggttgagcgattgatttcggctcaggtcatgatgtcacagtttgtgagttggagccctgtgttgggctctgtgctgacagctcagagcctggagcctgttatgGATTCTGTGAAGCTTAGTGCAGAAAAAGATATAATATCTCATTAacaattttatattgattatatgtagAAATGATAAACTTTGGACATATTGGGTCAAATACAAATatcaaaatcaattaaaaatttttctgatgtggctactagaaaatctCCAATTACGGAGATTATGTGGCTCACTATATATTGCTGTTGAGCAGCATTGTTCTGGACCATGTTAAGAAACCTAGACTTGATCCTAAGAGCATTGGGAAGGCTGTAAAATGTCTTAAATGGGGAGGTGACATGGTCCAGTTTGTATTTTCAGAAGACTGGCGAGGGGGCTGAGTGGTGGGAGACAAGATGAGGCCCATTAGGCATAGCTGCGGTTGTTCAAGTGAGAGAGGGTGGATTATGTGAGTGGTAGCAATGTGGATAGagaaaactttcaaaaagtgAAATGACTAACACCAAGCAGCTCTCATTCCAGTGAGATAGATTGAACACATATGAAATTTTCATCTTTGTCAATCAAAAATgaatgagtagggaaataagtAACAAGGGCCAAAGTTGGGATGTAAAGAATGACATAAATATCACTAATTCCATAGTGGcataaataactgaaaacataaataaatgggggAGAAGCAACAACTCTTTTCACCAGAATTCCAATTAATAATGAAGGAAATATGAAATCACTCTCAGCATATCACAGTAATAACTGCCATACGTTAAGATTATTTAAGCATAGGGAGTGGGCAAAAGCTTCAGCAGAAACAGGTTATTCATCTTAAAGTATACCCCTCCAAATAGTTattatgaagagaaaaataaattacattaggAAATTCTAGCACACATCACTAGCTAAGTCATCAAGCTTACCATCACCAGTAATACAGACATCATGTATTTCCTATGATGCACTAAAGACATTATCTCTCTGTGGTATCTTCCTGATTAACACATAACCTCATCTAGTCAtgaaaaaacatcagacaaacccaaagtGAGAGTCATTCTACAAAATAGCCAACGAGTACTATTcagaagagatgaaagaagacagaatgaCGGTAGATTGGAGAAAATTGGATATGACATGTAAATATTTGAGGTCTTGGATTAGGTTTctctaataggaaaaaaaaaaaagacactggtaGAAAAACTACTGAAACCCAAACAGGTTCTAAacttcagttagttaagtattgTAGCAAGGTTAAGTTCATAgtttagggctcctgggtggctcagttgagcatcggacttttgattttggctcaggtcatgatctcacagtttgttgagttcaagcctcacaccgggctctccactgacaggggtggagcctccttgggatccggtttccctctctctctgcccttctcccacttgctatctctctctcaaaataaacattaaaaaattttaatttcttggtttgaTAAATGTTCTATGGCTATATGTTACCAGGGGACGCTGGATGAAAGGTATTTGAGAACTCTATTTTTGCAactgtaagtctaaaattatctaaaaagaattaccttttaaaacagcttgagtggggcgcctgggtggctcagtcggttaagcctccggcttcggctcaggtcagatctcacgttcgtgggttcgagccccgcgtcaggctctgtgtgctaacagctagctcagagcctggagcctgcttccagttctgtgtctccttctctctctgcccctccccctctcatgctctgtctctctctgtattaaaaataaataaaacattaaaaaaaaaataaaacagcttgaGTATCAGCAATTTCATATAGTCCAACTTATATAGACAAGAAGCAACCAAAACTAGTGCTAAAGCTACACTAATACGATAATTATCATTCCATGCTGCAAATGTTCTTGTTTGGGGGCAACTTTTGCATCAAAATCAGAGTTTGCATGAACATTCAACTCAGACTTATTACTCTGTTCACATGATTTGAATTTACAAAATTTTGAATGAAAAGCCTCAGATGCCAACCAGGACTGGGAAGAACACAGCCATGGGTGCACATTTCCACTGTCCATGTCATTACAAGGGTGTGGGCCTTAGGGCAGCTACCTTCCCCTACTCCCACTTCTGAAGACCTACCATCATGAGGAAACCATTAGGGCTGTCCAGGCCCAGCACTGAGGCTGCAGAACAGCACTGTTCCCAGCAGCCGTGCTGTACTTAGGTGGTGTTACGTTTCCGCGAAGTTAAGCAGCAACAGGTGCACAGATGACCCGAGATGCTTGTCTTTACAACTGGCGCCAAGTGAGTACATTACACCCTGTCCATGGGTGTTCAACAGTGAGCCAGACTTTAGGTCAGGGGTTAAGGTGGACACTGGGCGATGTTCTCTCATGACAAGGGGATTTCAGAGCCAACTAAAATAGTAGCCTCCAAAATTATACTCAGCACACCCAAGTAGCATTTACAGCTCCTAATTCCACTGACAAGTGACTAGCAAGTGTTTCTCTTCCCAGGTGTATTACCTTTCATGCAGCTTAAGTATCCGTATGCTTATTGCATTTAAGGTTTCACCCAACGGTCTCCATTTAACAGGTCAGGCTTCTTTTCACTTGCCACAGCAGTAATCACTTTGTGGTATGCCCCTTAATTCAATGCTACTTAAGGTTTTGCTGACAGCCAGAGCTAGATTTTCAATCCCAAATCATCAAATTGTACaagaatatttggagattaaaatgCGTtggtttcggggcacctgggtggctcagtaggttaagtgtctggctttggctcgtcatgatctcacggtttgtgggttcaagccccgcgtcgggctctgtgctgacagctagctcagagcctggagcctgtcttcagatcctgtgtctccctctctctctgaccctccccctgcttgcactgatcctctctctgtctctcaaaaaaaaaaaaaaaaaaaaaaaaaattttaaatacgtTGGTTTCTTGAACGGGGCAGGCTTGCAAGTTATCTCAGAGAATATATGCATACCAGTCCTGTCTTTGTACACTCCCTGAATTGATTCACAGTAAAGACCCACTCCCGCAGTTCAAAATTTGAGTGAAGCTCTTGTGATCAATGTCGTGTTTAGACTGAGAATGGTTTTCAACAAATGCCACCAACCAAATAAATATACCAAAGgaaatttttattgtaaacaaGATATAAAGTACAACAAAAGAGATATTGTGCAAATTGTAAAtcacaaagttttctttttattaaaagaaaattcttgtttCCCAAGGGTCCAAGTTTTGATGTCAGAAATCAATACtcaatagagaaaaatgttaaatggaGAGATATAGTGCCATTTTTCactgtatattttaaacaatttactTTTGTTTCACCACTGTATATAACATCCACTATACAacaaaatataacagaaataCTGTTAACAAAAGTGAATGTTTTAACAACTTTTAGTCACCTAATTCCacttccctccccccaacaaaCTCCTATAAATTAACAGGACATTTGTCCGTGTGAATAATGGTCACTAACTTTCTAATTCAATAAAGCACACATTATATCCTCATAATATAAGGGTACTTTACTGATGACATGTCATCTTTTTCAAGGAGTTATCTAAAAGCCTTGGTATCCCTTctttacaatatatatttttatcttcaatTCTTTTTCTAAACAAAGTGCAATGTATCTTAGAGTCTACAGAAAACACATTAGTATACAATTTTCAAATCTACACAAGAAACTGCAGGCAAACTAAAGTTCAAAGCATAATAAAATGCCTACATATAGTCATCTGCtaaactttcaaaacaaaaatgcaaaaaaagtatAGCTATACTTCAAAGCAATTAAATTACTGAGGATTCCAATTCTTTGGGCCCTCTTTAGCAATATACAAGCTGCTTAATTGCAATGTTAACAAGTATAAAAATGCTCGTTCTAGATATATTTAACAACTACATCCACGAAGTTGACTGGAAAGACTAGGAATAGTAAACAAGATTAACTAGGAAAAGATGCCAATATTTGTAATACAAATCgattttccatctctgtctctgtaccNNNNNNNNNNNNNNNNNNNNNNNNNNNNNNNNNNNNNNNNNNNNNNNNNNNNNNNNNNNNNNNNNNNNNNNNNNNNNNNNNNNNNNNNNNNNNNNNNNNNCTCTTTAGCAATATACAAGCTGCTTAATTGCAATGTTAACAAGTATAAAAATGCTCGTTCTAGATATATTTAACAACTACATCCACGAAGTTGACTGGAAAGACTAGGAATAGTAAACAAGATTAACTAGGAAAAGATGCCAATATTTGTAATACAAATCgattttccatctctgtctctgtaccGTAATGTGTATTTCCAGTCTCTATTCTTGAAACCAGTGCTTTAGAAGAATCACATTGAAAAGTTGGTCTCAAGTATAAATGGTGAAAACTAAGTAATAAATTGTgcacacaaattcaaaatctgtgCTACCTGTGTTGACCTCATCTGAAACcttcaaaaagtatttaaaggaataaaagctTTCTCATCTCTCTTATGTGATAAGAAATGAATCCTGCCACTCCGTGACCTGCTTATCGCGGCAGCACTTCCTgtcctccctccagcccagggCTGAGGCTTCTCCTCAGGCTGTGGGGCCTCTGCGTTCAGCCACACTGGAGGGCCACAGACTCGCGGTGGAAGCATTTTTACATCACCGCTAGCTTCTGGCTGTGACCAAAGTTACTTCAGACTCTCATCTTCTGAGTGGTCACTGCGTGGGGGCAGGGGTTGGAGGTAAGGCAATGTCGTTTAACTTGCTCACTTCCATCTGCCAGTTTGGTAGCTTCTTGGCAGACAGATGGCGCCGGGCATGCTTGGTCAAATGGTCGCTCCTCATGAACCGTCGGTCACACATGGGACAAGCAAATTTCTTCTCACCTGTGTGGGTTCGCCGGTGTCTGGACAGTTCATCAGAACGGGCAAACCTCCTTTCACAACCTTTCCAGCTACAGCTAAAAGGCTTTTCTCCTGAGACAAAGAAATTCAGATATTGTTACTGTGCATTCATCAAATCACTGTAGATTACATATCTAATTGTATCCAAGGACATACATTTTAGAATACCTTaagaaatgttctttaaaataaaacctactaAATGAATCAACTGTTAAGTGAATATTACATGTATTTTCAACTTTCACTCAATCACATTTATAGGAATCTTCCCTTTacaaaagtcaaaaacaaaaaggttttCTGACTTCAACTATGGTACACTGGCTTTAGATACTTCACTTTGAAATTAGAAACACCCTGATAAAATCTTTTGGAGAGACTTGTAAATATCCTCCACTGAATCGGCTACCCAACTAAGTTCTTCTTTAACACGCCTGGCTTATATTTGTGATCATGGTCCCAAAATATTCATCTAAATTTTAATGACACAAATAAAGAAATGGCTGGTACCTGTGTGTGTTCTCATGTGGGCCTTCAGATGAGAGCTCTTGAAGTACGTCTTGCCACATCCTGGGTGGCTACAGATGTGACTTCTTATCCTGGATGAGTCAATCTGAGGAGTGACTTTTGCTGCAGAAGGGGAAAACCCTGGAGCAGGGGCAATGGGAGACAGTCTGGTGCCATTTGGGCTCACCACTGGAGGCTTTGGGTTCTGAACAACGGGCTGGGGTACGACAAACATGACAGCGCctttgggcacctgagtgcccATGAACACAACAGGTGGGCAGACAGCTGGTGGCTGACTGGGTGGAGTGCTAGGAACCACTGTTGTCACAACGGGGTTGTTTGCAGGGAGGGGAACCATCTGACAGATGACTGGCATAGGTGGCACTCCCCCTGTTGATACTGCAGGTGGAGAGACCAACACGGACTTCTGTTGTGGGGACACAGGGGCTGGCTGAGGTCTACAGATGACCGTCTCTGAGGAAGGCACAGAAAAGTCATAAAGTGCAGGACTTGCTTTCTCATCAACATCTGCGGCCGTGTTTCTCTCACATTTTGACCTGTTTGGTGACACGGCTGCACAGGGTATGTTTTTTCTCACAGCCTCAACATTTAGGTGGGTTTTTCTTCGAAAAGAATTGTCCTGATAGTTAAGGATGCTGGCTGCTTTCACGGGGCAAGATCGGTGGTTACACAGCTGGGCATCAGCTGTATGACGAATCACACTTGTTGCCAGAGCCTTGGGGAGTTTGG containing:
- the KLF10 gene encoding Krueppel-like factor 10, giving the protein MLNFGASLQQASEERMEMISERSKESVYSWNKTAEKSDFEAVEALMSMSCSWKSDFKKYTENRPVTPVSDTSEEESLLPGTPDFHTIPAFCLTPPYSPSDFEPSQVSNLMASAPSTGHFKSFSDSAKPHIAAPFKEEEKSPAPAPKLPKALATSVIRHTADAQLCNHRSCPVKAASILNYQDNSFRRKTHLNVEAVRKNIPCAAVSPNRSKCERNTAADVDEKASPALYDFSVPSSETVICRPQPAPVSPQQKSVLVSPPAVSTGGVPPMPVICQMVPLPANNPVVTTVVPSTPPSQPPAVCPPVVFMGTQVPKGAVMFVVPQPVVQNPKPPVVSPNGTRLSPIAPAPGFSPSAAKVTPQIDSSRIRSHICSHPGCGKTYFKSSHLKAHMRTHTGEKPFSCSWKGCERRFARSDELSRHRRTHTGEKKFACPMCDRRFMRSDHLTKHARRHLSAKKLPNWQMEVSKLNDIALPPTPAPTQ